The following coding sequences are from one Lolium rigidum isolate FL_2022 chromosome 6, APGP_CSIRO_Lrig_0.1, whole genome shotgun sequence window:
- the LOC124663028 gene encoding BAG family molecular chaperone regulator 4-like, whose protein sequence is MGGGRSGEGEWEVRPGGMLVQQRRDAQDGPTVRLRVSHGPTLREVIVPAHATFVELKRVLVPVTGLEPERQRLIFRGKEKRDDELLHASGAKDGAKVLLLENQFPANVEQKAEPVMMDESMMRACEAVVRVRSEVDKLSAKVCDLEKSVLAGTKVVDKEFVVLTELLMVQLLKLDGIEAEGEARAQRKAEVRRIQNLVEVLDKLKARNANPFSDQDKSASVSTEWETFDNGMGSLNAPPARFSSTQNDTDWEQFD, encoded by the exons ATGGGCGGCGGCAGATCGGGCGAGGGCGAGTGGGAGGTCCGGCCGGGCGGGATGCTCGTGCAGCAGCGCAGGGACGCCCAGGACGGGCCCACCGTCAGGCTCAGGGTCTCCCATGGCCCCACGCTCCGCGAGGTCATCGTGCCGGCGCACGCCACCTTCG TTGAACTGAAGAGGGTCCTTGTCCCGGTCACCGGCTTGGAGCCCGAGAGGCAGAGGCTCATCTTCCGCGGGAAGGAGAAGCGTGACGACGAGCTCCTGCACGCGTCAGGGGCCAAGGATGGAGCCAAAGTGCTTCTGCTGGAGAATCAGTTCCCAGCCAATGTGGAGCAGAAGGCTGAGCCTGTGatgatggatgagagcatgatgaGGGCCTGCGAGGCTGTTGTGCGTGTCAGATCTGAAGTTGACAAGCTTTCTGCTAAG GTGTGTGATTTGGAGAAGAGCGTGCTTGCAGGGACAAAGGTGGTGGACAAAGAATTTGTTGTCTTGACGGAGCTGCTTATGGTGCAGCTGCTGAAACTTGATGGCATAGAGGCTGAGGGAGAGGCTAGGGCacagaggaaggccgag GTCCGCCGAATTCAGAATCTTGTCGAGGTCTTGGACAAGCTGAAGGCAAGGAATGCCAACCCTTTCAGCGATCAGGACAAGTCTGCTTCGGTGTCAACCGAGTGGGAGACCTTCGACAACGGCATGGGCAGCTTGAATGCGCCCCCTGCACGGTTTTCGTCGACGCAAAACGACACTGACTGGGAGCAGTTTGATTAG